The Methanoculleus sp. SDB genome includes the window CCCTCCTCCGTCAGGCGGACATGCTCCGTGACGGTGCGTATGACACCGGCAAGCCCCTTCCCCTCCAGGAGGTGGGCATGCTGTATCACTGCTTCCGCAGTGGTTCCGAGCGCCTCTGCAAGCTCTTCAGGCGATACGGTTTTTCGTCCCTGCAACGCCAGAAGCAGTTTTTTCTCATTCTGTGTCAGGTCCATATGCTTCCTCCACGAGATGCCGGACACTCTGCATCCGCTCCCGGAAATCCTCGATAAACGCAGCCACCCGGGCATGCGTCTGTTTTTTGCATGTCCCGCAGAGCAGCTCGCCCGCCATGCATGCACGGCGGATCTCGGCCAGCTCCGAATCGTCCTCTTCCATGTGGAAGCGGTTGAGCTGGAAAACCGGGCACCCGTCCGGTTCGCCGCCGAGCCGCTCCTGCTCTTCGCGTGTCGTCCGTCCGCCGGTCAGGGCGTTCATGACCTTCTTTTTGATGGAATCGCCCGGTTCGAAGAACGTAAACGAGCTTTCGGGTACCGACGAGGACATCTTTCCGCCCTGCAGCCCGGGCATGAAAAGATGATAGGTCGAAGACGGCGAATAAAACCCGAATCCTCCGAAGTCGCGTTCGATCCGCCGGGCGACCTCCTGCACCAAACCCGGATCGATCCCGTGAATATCCACGTGGCCTTCGTACCGTTTCGATCCCGGGAATGCGTCGGATACCGCCTCGATCGCGCCCTCAGGTGCGTTTTTCGATCGCACGCTCACGTACTCCTCGCGCCGCTCCACGGTAAACATCCGGAGCTTGAATGCCACGTCACGGGTCAGCCTGATATGAGGATCCTGATCGACTCCCACGGGCACGATCGTGGGTGCCGGCCCTGCGTCGATCTGGGGGTAGAGGATATCGGCAACCTGCGTGATGACGCTCATCGCGTGGGCAAGGCCGGTATCCTGTGAGAACCCGTAGATGGCCGAGAGATCCGAGAAGTTCACCTTCGTCGCAGCCTCAAATGCGAGATCCTTGAGGGTGGTGTTGTCACTCTGGAAATATGTCGTCCCCTCGAACCCGAGGGCGTAGAGGCAGAGAAGGTATTCCTTCCCGAACCTGCGGCACGCATCCCAGGGCGTCTGGCGGACGGCGTGCGCTTCGCGATCGGCGATCGCCACGTACCCGCATCCGCCCGCCTGAACATGCCAGACGACCTCCTTCATCACCATGAGATGTCCGAGGTGGGGGTGGCCGGACGGCATGAACCCCGTGAGGACGTGGAACGGTGTTTTTTGTTCGATTGCATCGACTATCATGCCGTAGTCCCGGTGCCCGACCACAATGCCGCGGCGGAGAAACGGCGGAGGGTTCTCTATCCTGTCTGTAAGCGAACCGATCGGTTCGATACCGAAATCGGTGAAGAGTCTCTCGGCATCAGGCGCTGCCTGTACTGACCAGGGATTGATTTCCGGCTGCATGGGTTCTCATTCACTATGTCATGATTGTTTTTCAGAGTTTAATACGGGCAAATTCAATGTACCTGATTGTATTCTGCTGCGTGGAAGCAAAAAGCATCTTCTTTCGAACGCTGTGAGCGAGCCGCACGGACCGGGAGATGACAATCATCGGCATCGTTGCACCCGGAGGGAGCGCATGGACAAGCATCTCGGAGTGCTGTTTTTTCCCGGAGTAGACCCGGAAATGGTGGCCGAATTTATACGCAGTACGGGGCAGGTATCCCTGGGTGCGGAGATGCGTGTACACAGCGTATTTTTCTGCAAATCCGGTATCCGAGGCTGCCACGCGGGCGGAGAAATCCCCGGATCCGAATTTTTCCCCGATTGCGAGAACGCCCTGTGAGAGCAGGTAGAGAGTTTCGAGCGGGGAGAGCATAATCCGGTCCGAATCAAGCGGTGTTCCGAACCAGCCGGAGACAAGGGGCGCCCCGTCCCCCGGGGCGGCGGCAACAACGGCGTTTCCCACGACAAAGCCGCAAAGCCGGGGAAGCGGCGGCGCGTCGACGGGGGGGAGATCCTGCAGCTTGACTTCATAGTAGGTGATCTCGTTTTCGTCGTCGACAACGGCAAGCACATACTGCTTTCGCATATTGAATGCCGTCGCCGCATCATCCGCCACCTCTTCGAACCGGATCATCGCGCGTTCGGGGATCACGCTGATCAGGTACTGCGACCGCCCTTTCCCCGGTTTTTCACCCCGCCGGAAGACGCGAAAATCATGGGGGCCCGGCTGGATGACGTATCCCCGCTCACGAATATCCCGGTATACGAGATAGCGCCTGAGCTGTTCGGCCG containing:
- a CDS encoding tryptophan--tRNA ligase, coding for MQPEINPWSVQAAPDAERLFTDFGIEPIGSLTDRIENPPPFLRRGIVVGHRDYGMIVDAIEQKTPFHVLTGFMPSGHPHLGHLMVMKEVVWHVQAGGCGYVAIADREAHAVRQTPWDACRRFGKEYLLCLYALGFEGTTYFQSDNTTLKDLAFEAATKVNFSDLSAIYGFSQDTGLAHAMSVITQVADILYPQIDAGPAPTIVPVGVDQDPHIRLTRDVAFKLRMFTVERREEYVSVRSKNAPEGAIEAVSDAFPGSKRYEGHVDIHGIDPGLVQEVARRIERDFGGFGFYSPSSTYHLFMPGLQGGKMSSSVPESSFTFFEPGDSIKKKVMNALTGGRTTREEQERLGGEPDGCPVFQLNRFHMEEDDSELAEIRRACMAGELLCGTCKKQTHARVAAFIEDFRERMQSVRHLVEEAYGPDTE
- a CDS encoding endonuclease — translated: MKATIDGTSVRLGPDGAGLYDQSGYGRPDGDGLRLAPEEALYLVHRGKITVQGFEFESMLVEVAGTAEQLRRYLVYRDIRERGYVIQPGPHDFRVFRRGEKPGKGRSQYLISVIPERAMIRFEEVADDAATAFNMRKQYVLAVVDDENEITYYEVKLQDLPPVDAPPLPRLCGFVVGNAVVAAAPGDGAPLVSGWFGTPLDSDRIMLSPLETLYLLSQGVLAIGEKFGSGDFSARVAASDTGFAEKYAVYTHLRTQGYLPRTAYKFGHHFRVYSGKKQHSEMLVHALPPGATMPMIVISRSVRLAHSVRKKMLFASTQQNTIRYIEFARIKL